In Deltaproteobacteria bacterium, the genomic window TCCCACTCGAGGTCTTTTTCAGTTATGGGAAGGAAGGCGAGTGCCAGGTCAGGGTCGAACTGGGTGCCGGAACACCGCTTGATCTCGGTAAGAGCCTCGTCCCATTCCTTTGCCGGCCTGTAGGCCCTGGTAGAGGTTATGGCGTCGAAGGTGTCGGCAATAGCGATAATCCTCCCCCCGAGAGGAACCTTGTCGCCGGCCAGGCCGTCGGGATATCCCCGACCATCCCACCGCTCATGATGGTGTCTTACGAATCCAATGGTGGGCTGGGGAATAATGGGTTCCAGGATTCGGACGCTCGTCAATGGATGCTGTTTGACAAGGTCGAACTCCTCGTCTGTCAGCTTTCCGGGCTTGTTGAGGATACGGTCCACAATCCCCAGTTTGCCGATGTCGTGAAGCTGCGCAGCCGTAACAATATTCTGCGTCATCTCCCTGCCCATGTCCAACCGGCTACAGAGCCACTCGGAGAGCTGTGTGACCCGAGCGGAGTGGCCGCTGGTATACTGGTCCTTGGCCTCAATGGCGTTTGCCAGGGAGGAAACCACGTCGGTGAACATTGAGCGGATCAACACGGACTGCTCCATAACTTTCTGCTCAAGGGTATTCTGGTACTCGCGGTTCAGCCGGATGAGGTTTACCTTCTCCAGCGCTCGGTCCACCGAGACCTGAAGGCTGTCGAAATTGAACGGCTTGGAGATGTAATCGTAGGCGCCCATTCGCAGGGCCTCAATGGCGGTGTCGAGATCGGAGTGCCCGGTCATGAGGATTACGGCCGTGTTGGTAAACTTCTTCCTGACGCCTTCCAGGACAGCGATGCCGTCTTTATCAGGCATCCTGATGTCTGTGAGGACAAGGTCGTACGAATTGGCTTCGATAAGATCAAGGGCTTCCAGCCCTCCGGAAGCGGTTTCAACCTGGTAGCCCTGGGTGATAAGGAACTCGACAAGGACTTCCCGCACCATATCCTCGTCGTCAACGACCAGTATGCGGGTCGAATCGGTCCGGCCTGTAAGATGAGTCATCTTCTCCCCCGTGAAAAATCAGTATCCCTGTCTTGTAATCTGGGACTCCAGCACATACTGACGAAGCAGGCCGCTGTCCCTGTCCGAAATGTCGGTGAACTCGATTCCCATGCCTGCATCCCCACTCTCGTCCCCCTTTTCTTTTCGCCACGCCACTTTTCCTTCAATGGAGAAGGTGTGGCCAAGAGACGGGAGGGTGAACTCTACCTTGATCGTTGTATCGGCGTCGAGAGGTTTCGGGGTCCTGATAAAGATGCCCCCCTGGCTGACATTCAGGGTGTAGTGATAGAAGGAATCGGCGCCGTACTCACAGGTTACCCTGACCTCAGTGAGAACCCTGGGGTATCTTCTCTGGTCTTTAAATGACATGTGTCCCCCAAAATGGACTGGATACCTAATTTTCAACAGCGGGAACATTTTACATGGATATTCCAAAATTGCCAAATATTTCTTTTTTCCCGAAATCCGCAGGGGACATTCTTCCGGTCAGGACCTGGGATTATCCTTATTACTTGACAAGAGGGGCGGAAGAAGGGATAAGGAAGAAAGTGTGGATCACCCTTTAATCTAATTCCGTGAGATTAGAAAGGGAGAACAATGGGTTTTTGGACAGACAGAAAAGATGCAACCTCTTCGCCCAACGGCGGAGGGGTTTTTTTGTGTGAGGTTTAAAGGCCATGCAAGGGCGCAGAAAACGTAGAATACTGGACCATGTGGAAATAGAGCGTGCTATTCGCAGGATAGCTTTCGAGATCCTTGAGAAAAACAAAGGGCCTGGAGACCTTGTGATCATCGGCATACCTGAGCCTGGACCTTTTATCGCCGAACGAATTCGTGAGCAGATCCGGGAAGTGGAAGGAGCCGACGTTCCTACCGGGAGCCTGGATATTACCTTCTACAGGGACGACATTGACGATAATCCCAGGCCGCTGCCCAAGGTCACGAATCTCCCTTTCAGGGTCCGGGGGAAGACGGTTGTCCTGGTGGATGATGTCCTGTTCACCGGGAGGACCGTCAGGGCGGCCCTGGATGCCTTGGTTGACCACGGGAGGCCGGCCAGGGTCCAGCTTGCGGTGCTCGTGGATAGAGGACACCGGGAGCTTCCAATCAGGGCGGATTTCGTGGGACGCAACATCCCCACAGGGAAGCATGAGGATATCATTGTGCAGTTAAAGGAGATGGGGGCCGAAGAGGATCTGGTCTACATCACGGAAGGGGAGATCTTATCTTAGTCCAGGGTCCAGGGTCCAGAGTCCAGAGGGGGAGAGCAGACGCGGAGACGCGAAGAAAGGGCGCTTGGGCGACGGGGCGCATGGGGGCATGGGCGTGTGGAGGGTCGGGATGTGCATGGAAGTATCGAGGAGCCTCTACTCTGGCCTTTCGACTCTGGACTCTGAAACTGATGTGAAGAGGTAGCGAAGATGATCGGTAACAGCAGGCACCTGATAGGTCTTGACGGTCTCACGGCCGGGGAGATCACGAGGGTACTGGATACGGCGGCGGGCATGAAGGAGATCGCGGACCGTAAGATCAAGAAGGTCCCCGCGCTTCGGGGAAAAACGGTGATCAACCTCTTCTTTGAACCCAGCACCCGTACAAGGACGTCCTTCGAGATCGCCGCGAAGAGGCTCTCGGCCGATGCGGTCAATTTCGCTGTGTCCTCCAGCAGCACTTCGAAGGGGGAGACGCTCATAGACACCGCGAAGAATCTTGAGTCCATGGCTCCCGACGTCGTGGTGATCCGTCACAGGTTCTCAGGCGCGCCCGACATGCTTGCGAACCGTCTGGACTGCTCCGTCGTCAATGCCGGCGACGGGTCCCATCAACATCCGACCCAGGGGCTCTTAGACCTGTTCACCGTCAGGGAGGCGAAGGGGCGTATCGACGGGCTGAAGGTCGCCATTGTCGGCGATATCACACACAGCCGCGTTGCCAGGTCGGATATCTGGGGCTTCACTGCCATGGGGGCAGAGGTGTTCGTGAGCGGTCCGCCGACCATGATACCAAGGGGGATCGACCACATGGGCGCGAAGGTGGCGGGGAGTTTCGACGAGGCGGTGGATCATGCGGACGTGATCATCATGCTGCGAATTCAGCTCGAGAGGAAGAGCGGGGCTCTCATTCCAACGCTCCGGGAATACTCGCGTTTTTTTGGGCTTAACTCTGAACGGCTCAAGCTGGCCAGGGACGATGTCACGATCATGCACCCGGGGCCCATCAACCGGGGTGTGGAGATCTCATCCGACATCGCCGACGGGGCGCGCAGCGTCATCCTCGATCAGGTGGAAAACGGAGTGGCTGTCAGGATGGCGGTCCTCTATCTTCTGGGCGGAGGAAGCGATGAAGTGGCTGATTAGGAACGGAAGGGTTGTCGATCCCGGCGCAGGCCGTGACGATGTGACAGACCTTCTCCTTAAGGACGGCAGGGTATTCCGTGTGGGGAAAGGCCTCGAGGCCCCGGATGGCTTCAAGGTGATGGACGCTTCAGGCAAGGCGGTGATGCCGGGGTTTATGGACATGCACTGTCATCTGAGGGAACCCGGGTTCGAACACAAGGAGACCGTTGCATCGGGCAGTGCGGCGGCCGTTAAGGGAGGGATTACCTCCCTGATGTGCA contains:
- a CDS encoding response regulator; translation: MTHLTGRTDSTRILVVDDEDMVREVLVEFLITQGYQVETASGGLEALDLIEANSYDLVLTDIRMPDKDGIAVLEGVRKKFTNTAVILMTGHSDLDTAIEALRMGAYDYISKPFNFDSLQVSVDRALEKVNLIRLNREYQNTLEQKVMEQSVLIRSMFTDVVSSLANAIEAKDQYTSGHSARVTQLSEWLCSRLDMGREMTQNIVTAAQLHDIGKLGIVDRILNKPGKLTDEEFDLVKQHPLTSVRILEPIIPQPTIGFVRHHHERWDGRGYPDGLAGDKVPLGGRIIAIADTFDAITSTRAYRPAKEWDEALTEIKRCSGTQFDPDLALAFLPITEKDLEWE
- a CDS encoding TIGR02266 family protein, producing the protein MSFKDQRRYPRVLTEVRVTCEYGADSFYHYTLNVSQGGIFIRTPKPLDADTTIKVEFTLPSLGHTFSIEGKVAWRKEKGDESGDAGMGIEFTDISDRDSGLLRQYVLESQITRQGY
- a CDS encoding aspartate carbamoyltransferase catalytic subunit — its product is MIGNSRHLIGLDGLTAGEITRVLDTAAGMKEIADRKIKKVPALRGKTVINLFFEPSTRTRTSFEIAAKRLSADAVNFAVSSSSTSKGETLIDTAKNLESMAPDVVVIRHRFSGAPDMLANRLDCSVVNAGDGSHQHPTQGLLDLFTVREAKGRIDGLKVAIVGDITHSRVARSDIWGFTAMGAEVFVSGPPTMIPRGIDHMGAKVAGSFDEAVDHADVIIMLRIQLERKSGALIPTLREYSRFFGLNSERLKLARDDVTIMHPGPINRGVEISSDIADGARSVILDQVENGVAVRMAVLYLLGGGSDEVAD
- the pyrR gene encoding bifunctional pyr operon transcriptional regulator/uracil phosphoribosyltransferase PyrR: MQGRRKRRILDHVEIERAIRRIAFEILEKNKGPGDLVIIGIPEPGPFIAERIREQIREVEGADVPTGSLDITFYRDDIDDNPRPLPKVTNLPFRVRGKTVVLVDDVLFTGRTVRAALDALVDHGRPARVQLAVLVDRGHRELPIRADFVGRNIPTGKHEDIIVQLKEMGAEEDLVYITEGEILS